From Thermodesulfobacteriota bacterium:
AATTGATGGCAAAATGTATCCTGGGCTCATTAAATTGCTTCCTGAGTATTTCATGCTCAATCTCCTCCAAAGTGACCATCTTCTCAACCGCCCGAAATTGGAGATCCGACCAAACACCAGAGATCTGAAGAATACTGTTACTAGGGACAAAAAGACCTACTAAGGAAAGACTTCTCTTTATCGGATAGTTGTCGATAATAGCTTTTATGGTAAAGGCATTATAAGCATTAATCCAATACGACAGTTTTTGTTCCTCTGTCCAATTTTCATAGCTTTTCTCACTAACAAAACCAAGCTGTGTGAGATACGTATTTAATTCATCGGACGATTTTATGAATCCTTTGTAATCAACCCTTGAATCGTG
This genomic window contains:
- a CDS encoding DUF547 domain-containing protein, which produces MNSIWFKLTIGSIFLILVFSIFIKSKSNSLSIISYAASDGMSYTFDHTHSVFDSLLKSYVHDSRVDYKGFIKSSDELNTYLTQLGFVSEKSYENWTEEQKLSYWINAYNAFTIKAIIDNYPIKRSLSLVGLFVPSNSILQISGVWSDLQFRAVEKMVTLEEIEHEILRKQFNEPRIHFAIN